The DNA sequence AAATTATGTGAATtatctgccccttctatctagcgactgtgAGCCTCATCATGTGTGCCGAACCCCGATGGCGTGTCTTCAAATATATTGTGTGACTTCTAAGACacgcctagtgttttaaatgtattggaagtatttataaggagtatttctagtgttattgaactaagcttgattttaaatgcgacaattataatattcttgaagagctgcaaaaatattataattgttggaaatcatttaaatgttattattaaaatgatttcagttatttaaaatattatgagatttaaattatgttgaaagttttaattaatcaaatggttgtatccttttaaatatattaaataagacttcatcatttattaatgatgaaagaatattattttataaactaaagttagtttaaataatattctaccttaattcctctaagtgcttttaattagtTAATGTTTACGTATTTTCCAATAAGTGTTTTAATCCTTCACCGTTAGATTGTTTTGAGGACCCCAAGATGAGGGGTCTGTATTAAATACTgaagccctctctctttcctccctctccctctcggcTTGCACTGCATGACACCCCCTATGCCCGAACTGCTCCACCCCACAACCcgacgccgccgtgcgccgaTAGGTCTCACCTCCACCATCACCGGTACCACCTAACTCTAGTGAGAATCCCTACACcagtctccctctctcacactCTCACTTCCTCTCACCTCGGTCCTCCGACGCCACCACCTACACGACAGCttcccctcccaccggccatcatcctccagcAAGCTCAGCCTCCACCTCACAGCCACCTTCCTCCCATGCACGTACGTGGCCTCCTCCATGCACGGGTTCACTGTGCACGTCCCTAGCACCGCCGTGCGCAACCACCTTGGCCACTGGACACCACCACGAGCTCCTTCtggtctcccccttcctcctccacgtggcccgaggcccatagcctccctccaccGCACGGGCTTCTCCCCTCTCCAACGCATGGGTTCTcctccctccaccaccgtatgccgccacccacggcgtgTGACCACCATCTCCAGCCTCTTCCAGCCACCATCTATCCCGACCACCCATAGCTccaatctgccacccatgcacgcacactctctctcactctctcacaggCTTCTCTCCATCACACACACGGCCATCCCTCCCTCCACCACCATGGACCACCATGCCACCACCACCGAGCCTCCATGGCTCCACCAGCATCCCCCTTAGTCCAACCTTAAGCCtgaaccaccactttatgtggtgggtagccactgcacatgatggacagccactgtgcGTGGCTGACCGCTATTGTACACGACTAGATCCATcatgttacgctccttgccaccatcacaaggccaccacgagcccttccatgaccacacctagctatccaaacacccaaACAGTCACTGTACGCGGTATAGTCACCCCGTACGTTCCTTCCAACGTCTTCGACGATGATGGTTAACTAGCAACACAGGGGTTATCCCgtcaatggtataaccctctatcccttgttatttatgttattagttgactaggttgtggactgtgctgttggtatttgtggagtggtggtattgtgatgtgctgtgtaatgaagtgttgggcatagttGGGAAGTAcgctgtgtagtgttgtggactgtgttgtaatggtgatTTGGCGTGGTGTGTGtgaggggagtacatgtggaatgtactccatgtggcagagtgatgcaccatgtggtggatatgccataatggtgatgtggcatagtgcgtgtgaagggagtacacgcagagtgtactccatgtggtggagtgatgcaccatatggcgggtatgccataatagtgatgtggcataatgcgtgtgaagggagtacacgcagagtgtactccatgtggaggagtgatgcaccatatggctggtatgtcataatggtgatgggTCATAGCATGTGaaaagggagtatacgtggagtgtactccacgaggCAACAACACTTTGTGTGGCGTGTAGCAGGATAAGGATGattgtgtgattgatgggcgtggaacgtgatgagcagtgtcgggaactgtggaacaatgTCCtaaagtagttatggcgtagcctgtagtctgaggtgacaagtgtcaccgtgatggacttatggctaggagtatgcatgaagtagcagaacaagtataagagtacgcagcggaagcatgactgggcaacgtcacttagtgacgtggttattggcagtcatgcttatgattggTGAAGAgttagtgtaggaatggcgtagcagaacgtgacgagatgtcacgatgtgatgggAGTATGTGAGGAACCATACTcacgatgagttaggagttgacgtagcaggatGTTAGGTGATGCGACAAGGTCATGGTGCAGCTTAGGAGTAGTCTCGAGTTATATGATGTGACATaaggcatagttgtgaatggagtcttgtcatgttaagtgttgggatgaactaccaaaagggatgggtagcatgaagagtcatgctagccgggttaagagaaggttggtatcgaagtatgacccttgtccctacgagcaggtgattaacatgttatatgttgatcttaggtgataaggggtaaggtacatgtgtaatctggtgagacacatgtgccagacagattcaccataagtaatgggtaatctgtcctaagcatagttgcatggtgcttaagcctcagagttggcttagagccgtgtggcttgtatggatgagaatgaggattagtatgggctaaggtgcatgaagatagtgacgagTGTACTGTCTAAGGATGGGATGTGTGACTTAGTCGATCTGAGTCATGCATCAGAACGTGGTTAATGagaagagtaagatgaaggtcctagtgtcttaaccctaaggtgaatcatgggttcactttagtggatgagcactcgaggcaagaccttgagttggaagatgtggtgaccatAATGGGTCCCCAAAGGTCTTGTCATAGTAAGGGACATGGaagagcacgagatagaaggagagtgctctaagtgaagtgtagctctgtttatagtttaagttgcttatgcattagatagagaatgaagtTAAggttatatgtatgcatgtaggttgccatctgacacgcacatgaatggactgcatggtatgaaagtagcatggagtctaggtaagtattacgttcatactcttctagagtttttctaaaatacaagaaaaagaaaatgaaacgcttttcctttacgatgctTTACAAAAATGACACGaaagacgttttacgaaagaaaatgtaagttttcaaaggtatacgtatgtacggcccctccttggcagcccctttttatgcacctaaagtattaattgtactcatgtgaatggatgactatacgctgtatgtattgtatatatttttctaagaaaatccatgaacTGATGAAATCGCATGAAAGATATGAAAAcagatgcttttatggatcctacgaaccaaTGCTTTCATGTgtgccatgaggtgatgcttatagatgccatgaaagacaacgtttaaggtgatgcttatggatgctatgaaagctgatgtttaagctcatgtacgttcttaaatgacgttttccatgaacgaactgttaaatgaaggatagagctgaaatgaactgaaaaaggaaagacgATTTTCAGGCTTATGCCTTAAACGATgttttttctcatgaaatgatgttttctcatgaaaaggaatgttttctcatgaaatgactcttaaatgaaagaagagaaaagaatgcaagctccagctctttagagctgacatgaatgaatgaatgaaaagcaaagaaagacatgaaagcatgaaatgtatgaagatacgtaacggccacatgaatgaatggaaagggtaccaatgaatgggcagattgcaatcccgggtaagtagtactggaagtgcacacAATGCtgcccctgactgaaaagggattcccaacctgtggccatgAGCGGAgtctgggtccaaaggaagagcGCTAACCCTAACatacggggcgtaacagtgtgtattggcctatgaaagtgataagaaagaatgtatgtatgcatCAATGTAAGTGCATGAATGCACGAATGCACgtattcttgaagaaatgaaggcactgatgggatAATCGTTTCACAAAAAGAAAGcctttctttaaagaaaaatcccgtCTAGTGATGTTTTCTAAAAGAACGCATGTatgcacgtatgcatgtacgtatagtatgtatgaatgatgaatgcatgaataaaatcctctgttgttatattttaactgtatgaagcaATGCTtatgagtcttcgactcattttactttttatgcatgcccctccTCCTCACAGGAACGGAATGAAAAGCACGCGTCAGGACGGACAtgacccatggggaagagcacaaaagtctaggcatgaattttaaatgtacgagagaggcctttttatttcaagatttatgtttttcgctgtaaacctcttttattctcaaagcacattttattttataacgtagagtcttgcaccctgggtatgcaagtaaaaagttttaaatcgaactgTAATTCctgtcgtcctttctaaaaacattttataaaatgtcCCACTGCAAGACGGGCGTTACAGTCTTGACCTACACAGATGAGCAGAAGGTGGCATATGCCACATTCAAGCTGACCGGGAggtgaaaagatggtggatTTCTAAAAGAACTATGAGAGAAATTGAAGGGATGAAAATAGTCAGTTGGATTCATTTTAAGCAGATTTTTCTAGGTTGCTTCTTCCCAAGCTCAGTTAGAGACGACAAGGGTATGGAATTCACCACTTTGGTGCAGGGAGCTATGACAGTGCACTAGTATGCAGCCAGATTTACCGAGTTGTCACATTTTGTTGCGTACCTGATTCttgatgaggagaagaaggtgtgTAAGTTTGAACAGGGACTGAATGAAAAACTTTATGAACCAGTGGTAACCTTTCAGATTCGAAACTTTTCAGAGTTGGTGAATAAGGCCATAGTGTTTGAACAAAGCCTTCAAAGAAGCGCTACTCTATATGATCAGAGGAAGAGGACTACTCAATCTGGGTATCCTTATGGCATGATCCAGGGACCGTGGATAAAGAGGAACAAAGGTAGTAGCTCGAGTAAGAGGTCGGTTCAGGGTAACCAACAGCCTTATCTGTGTAGGACATGCAACCAAGTGCATTCTGGGGAGTGCAGAAAAGGGGCAAGATTATGTTTCCATTACTGCAAACCAGGACACTACATCAAGGATTGCCCATTGCAACTGGACAACAACAAGGCGATTATATCGCCACCTCAGAGAAACAAAGTTACAGTATGAGGCAGCAACCAACGTCCTAGTATGCCTACATGGGTTTTTGCACTGACACCTGGAGAGGCAGAGGATAGGAATGATGTGATCATTGGTATGACTTCTTTGATTTGCTTTAAgatattaatttgttggttgttgttaAGACTTTGGATATTTTAGTTCATGGACAATGCAGAACGTGATCACAGGTaccctttctttgttttctaataacgctattgtgttatttgactcaAGAGCAACACATTCCTTTGTTTCCATGGCTTACTCTAGATTTTTCACTTTAGAAACCGAAAAGTTGAAGTACAAATTAGTGGTCTCAACCCCAATAGGAAATTCAGTAGTCTGTGATGAGATTCTACCGGGGTGTCCTTTATCCATTGAAGGAAGACTAATGCCAGCTAATTTACTAGTGTTCCACATGATcaggtttgatgtgattttgggtatagATTGGCTGGCTACCTACCACAccagtattgattgttttaaaaaagtagtatttagacccccaaaagaaagtgaattttgGTTTGTAGGGTCGAAAGTGAGGTTACATCCACCCATCATATCTGCTATTCCAGGTTGGAAAACTGTTACGTGATGGTTGCCAGGAGTTCTTAGCCTGATTGGTAGAAGCATCAAAAGAGGAATTGAAATTAGAGCAGATACTTGTTGTGAGTAATTATCCAAGACATTTTCCCAAAAGATTTGTCTGGACTATCGCCTGAGTGAGAGGTAAagtttgctattgaattagTCCCAAGCACGACACCTCTTTCGAAAGCTCCATATTGGATGGCACCATCTAAATTAACGAAACTCAAGGAGCAATTGCAAGATTTATTGGACAAGGGTTTCATTAGGCCAGtgtgtcaccttggggagctccagttcttttttgtgaagaagaatgatggatcaatgagaatgtgtattgattatagggaacttaatcgggtgaccgtaaagaataagtacccacTACCtcgtatagaagatttgtttgactAGCTCCAAGGTGCACAGGTATTTTCTAAGATTGATCTTTGATCTGGgtaccatcaattgaagatcacGGCAAAAGACGTGGCTAAGACGGCTTTCAGGACCtgttatggccattatgagtttttggtcatgccttttggcctgactaacGTCCCAACAgtattcatggatttgatgaacagggtgttcCTGTGACgccccccaaattccgcttgggatcggacggacatttgaagcgtcgagacatgcaacacaaggttacctgcccccgttcatgacatataagatgcaatattcctaacgtgcatctagcattatgcaatattcgcagcggataatttttctttttagcaatactatgcaccaaaccgaaatatcccaaatacttaaaacatacttcatacataatgacatactaaacaactgagatcacaataatagtccatatggttgtgatcaaaagagtgctggagattgaactccacaaatataagtagtaatctgaggtaactgatgtactaccatctacgtcacaccatcgcttagtcaaccgtttccagttggtcgattcccagttctccttcagatcctgtagcaaaatctaccattcggggggaatggtagttgggactaccacagtgagatttgattacaaatctcagcaagttaacaggaaacttccacacaggttaatgatgcatgcatggcagtaaaagcatgaatgcaaaatcaaatcataagtaatcatggcataacttgacatacaacataacataactggcataacttaaactgaaactgaagcttagcatgaacgtgacttgaaacataacataaacatgaacatgcataatttgaacttgaacttgagcatgacataacataaatgtgaacttggaacataacgtaaacgtgaacataacataacatgaacttggaacatattcttgtctcatgggattaccatgattgcgtgaacgtaaacttgaatataacataacgtgaaacatgacttgaacttggaatcttattcaatagacttaatcattaacatgaccatatgggtgctacacaggtccccttgagccgtgtgtccctgccgattaccgcatcacatcacaggtgtctataccagctgtgagtgcgttaatacgtactccacagttgttgtggccccacgtattctacgtgtcacaattgctgtgtctcacgtagtgtatgctccacagttgttgtggccccatacttcatgctccacagttgttgtggccccatgacttatctgtttgtgccacacttgctatggacacacataacataatgtgtggcaccatcggcgttagtgcctggcgcgctccggtgaccagctaattaggccccattcgcaacctgttgactgtacttcgtcaacccagggaatttcacacctatttagacactccagcgtgaacaaaggagttccactaggatattaccccatcctagcgcttagggtcgtgattgacatgaatgacttaactggcagacatgacatttcgtaacgtgacgtaacatgaacgtgacataaaagacagaaatcttgacgtaacataacgtgacatgaacgtaggacgacatgcatgacatacttcgagacataaatgtaacagagaacatttcataacatgtcatacatgtaacatgcaacatttcgtaacatggcataccatataacagacaacatttcttaacatggcgtaacatgtgacaatgaatattacatgacaagaaatacatgtaacagatggcatacttaacttaacatgacatacttgcatgtatagcatgtatagcaatacgtgacagaatatcttgtgtaacagatgaataattcatgacagaataaattctgtgtaatagataaatatgtaatgacttggcatggcacatatgataacatgcatacatacaatttagttcccttacttatcacacatacacattaaattgatagtaagttaaaagctaacttacctcgatcttcgcgcttcgaggcaaaactcaagtgcgatcacgggaaactgaaagtagtgatttctaaaaattagaacttaatcactgacaattaggaatatggaaaaaatatcaacttagagtaaaattaccattttaccctctacatgtgggaaaatgaccattttacccctaacataaggattttgcatcctaactccataaatcaccaaaatttacataccttatgtaaattttgtcctaagctcaaaaatcaattcagaaaaatttaaaactaaacacaatcatcaaaactctatatggccgaagcttacaaggctatttcctttgctttttgttgtaattctttcaaatctcgaaactcatgattaaaccaaaatttttcttctaccacactcataacatattcttaagaacaatcatgttttgaatcatgaacaaaagtcatcaaaatcactaaaaccatacttgaactttttggtttctcttctaagttcaaaacagaattttgtttctaacttgttttgatcaacctcttgatccatgacttataaagaagtgatcttcaaaccaaaacatcacatggttcaaaaaggtgtcctaaaacagatccaagcttcaaactcaagatcacatgggtaaacatcaaccaaaacataaatttagccaagaacatcatcactttggcctaaccgaatatctccttgcataaaatttcatatgttcgaaactaacatcaaatatcttcaaaataacattctaacatgtatataagaggcttaggatcttccaataaaaatatcaaagccattggaataagattaaaccataaaagatttaaactttctcaaaacagaaactgtttttcctcttccagtttctaagtttctagacctaagaaaatatttcaccaaaacttttaatcatgcaacaaatcctcaaccaataatcatatacacatgttaacagtactccataaaaatttcggaccaagatctattcattagcttggtcaaaaactccaaaatataacacactctccagtttatcgcccagaatgacctttctggggtctaaacaactttttaccaatcaaatgatctccaaatggaacaaataagatatccacgtaaactagactccaaaataaacaactttcatgaaggaaacgttgcgagaaaacacttacaaaagcttcgaaacaggcattcaaaagaggtacgaaaaactgtccgagagtgtcttttgtgttctatgaaggaaaagtgtaaaggagagctgcttttcgtgggaagtggactgaagagcttcttacacaagctatgtaaagtgataggactgaatgaatggttgagtgttggccttttcttctcataaaaatcagaccaagatcttttctcaaggtggagtgtgagagtgaaagagtgaggtggcccttttgctttgtctttctagaaccttctaggaccttcttgtacagatctggccagccaagtgggggtacaaaacttagccatgaagcaatcctatggtgaccaaattcgtgggccttaaagggcctaaaccgaatgggcctaaaatttggggtttaaagagggtttgggttgctatcaagcccaaatccaatatcacttggcccaatcaatttttcaaggttgacaaggttggataatgatgttctaacacaaatttgaaggattaatagcatgtggaagtgatttaatcaagtgattaaacacaatgctagaaatcggattagaaaatgtttagaggccaactttagggttttggggaaaccgtttagggtttcgatttcaaccatgcttttgggctttcgattggattcccaccatttagaatttcactaggattgaaaacctctttgatctggcacaatttggttgagcagatgaaacaaagttttgcttaagcgacatgatctcacaccttgattccttcaaatccaacaaacgttccttatggtgccaagtgtctaaaattattcactaagtgtggctaagatcttgccaagtgtccaaataaaacttctctaatccaatttggacattccacactgtgatttcgaaacactgcaattggtgcgcttaccgaggttactattcacttcgaaaaagtgaatcataaacttagtactaaaaattcctaaatattcatattaacctttagtgaaaatcttttaccgaaatttaacctcgaagtgcccctaaaaataatttcacaatttccaacagacgtttcgtccggaattatgaaaataggatattgtgccataaaatcctaaataatccactgagtgtaatggcgtaggccataatgcattctgacacttctaaccacctcaaataaataaaactcatatttctagcagcatagtgagtgataacactgactatgttgacagactaaaacctatgcaataggtcgattcgtaaaaacttatgggattttcacgagattcctaaagtcaatagaaattccgccaatgaatttctagcgggctgttacagttccatgaatttttggataagtttgtggttgtttttattgatgacaTACTGATATACTCCAAAAGCAAGACTAAGcgtgaagaacatttgaagctGGTACTCGAGACActtagagataaaaagttgtttgctaaattgaagaagtgtgaattttggctagATTTAATTGCATTTCCGAGGCATGTAGTTTCAAACGATGGCATTTCAATGGACCCAAGGAAAGTGGAAGCAATAGTTAATTGGTTGGCACCaaagaatgttcatgaggttagaagtttTTTGGGATTGGCAGGTTACTACTGTCGATTCATTGATAGTTTCTCCAAGATAGTagttcctctcactgcactcaccagaaagaataataagtttgaaGGACAACAAAGTGTGAAAAAAGCTTCCAagagttgaaacagagattagtgacagTCCGAACAGTCCCAATTGCTAGAGGAGGATTTATAGTTTACAGCTATGCATCAAGGCTTGGATTGGGATGTGTAttgatgcaacatgggaaggttatagcaTATGCCTCACGCCAACTAAAAGCATATGAGCAGAATTATTCCAAGCAAGATCTGGAACTCGCGGTAgtcatttttgcacttaagatttggagacactatCTGTATGGGAAAAAGTGTGAAATTTACatggatcacaagagtttgaaacatttcttcacccaaaaggaattaaatatgCGGTAGAGGAGATGacttgagttgatcaaggattatgattgcaccatcaattatcacctaggcaaagctaatgttgtagcagACACCTTAAGTAGGAAGTCAATAGGACCAGCACTTGCAGCCCTTACCACTCAACACTAGTTGTTAATGGACCTAGAAAGAGCCGGTATTGAGGTCATCACTAGTGATACAAGTACTTTCATGGCCAGTTTGATAGTTCAACCAGCCTTGAcagatagaatcaaagctgctcagaaagTGGATTCAGGGTTGGTGAAGCTAGTAGAAGAAGTCGGGAACGGGGACAAATATGACTTAAGCGTTTCcaaggatggagttttgaggtttagtgGTAGATTGTGTGCGCTAGCTAATGACAAACTGAAAAGGGTAATTCTCAAGGAAGCACACTGTTCTTTATACACTTCACCCggggagtaccaagatgtatcagGACTTGAGAGTCTTTTTGGTAGAAtggtatgaaaagagaaattactAAATTTGTGGAATagtgcctaacttgccaacgGGTGAATGCAGAGCATCAGAGACTAGCAGGATTGTTACAGCCACTTCAGATTctagagtggaagtgggagcatATTTTCATGGACTTTGTGACAGGCCTA is a window from the Juglans regia cultivar Chandler chromosome 7, Walnut 2.0, whole genome shotgun sequence genome containing:
- the LOC118348925 gene encoding uncharacterized protein LOC118348925 → MDLERAGIEVITSDTSTFMASLIVQPALTDRIKAAQKVDSGLVKLVEEVGNGDKYDLSVSKDGVLRFSGRLCALANDKLKRVILKEAHCSLYTSPGEYQDVSGLESLFEHQRLAGLLQPLQILEWKWEHIFMDFVTGLPRTLSGQDAIWVIVDHLKKIAHFVHIKLSYKLEKLAELYAQEIESDGIGEDSVKGATKDGKKEDKRQRKGNQKGRFLVREKK